Proteins encoded together in one Onychomys torridus chromosome 1, mOncTor1.1, whole genome shotgun sequence window:
- the Swap70 gene encoding switch-associated protein 70 isoform X2 translates to MGGLKDELLKAIWHAFTALDLDRSGKVSKSQLKVQDNFDKIEFNRMCWTLCVKKNLTKNPLLITEDDAFKVWVIFNFLSEDKYPLIIVPEEIEYLLKKLTEAMGGGWQQEQFEHYKINFDDNKDGLSAWELIELIGNGQFSKGMDRQSVSMAINEVFNELILDVLKQGYMMKKGHKRKNWTERWFVLKPNIISYFVSEDLKDKKGDILLDENCCVESLPDKDGKKCLFLIKCFEKTFEISASDKKKKQEWIQAIHSTVQLLKLGSPPPHKEARQRRKELRRKLLAEQEELERQMKELQAANENKQQELESVRKKLEEAASRAADEEKRRLQTQLELQTRFSTELEREKLIRQQMEEQVAQKSSELEQYLQRVRELEDMYLKLQEALEDEKQARQDEETVRKLQARLLEEESSKRAELEKWHLEQQQAIQMTEAEKQELEQQRVLKEQALQEAMAQLEQLELERKQALEQYEGVKKKLEMATNMTKSWKDKVAHHEGLIRLIEPGSKNPHLITNWGPAAFTQAELEEREKSWKEKKTTE, encoded by the exons gTTCAAGACAACTTTGACAAGATTGAATTCAATAGAATGTGTTGGACCCTCTGTGTCAAGAAGAACCTCACAAAGAATCCGCTACTCATTACAGAAGATGATGCATTTAAAGTGTGGGTCATTTTCAACTTTTTGTCTGAGGACAAGTATCCATTAATTATTGTGCCAGAAGAG ATTGAATACCTGCTTAAGAAACTTACAGAAGCTATGGGAGGAGGTTGGCAACAAGAACAATTTGAACATTACAAAATAAACTTTGATGACAATAAAGATGGCCTTTCTGCGTGGGAACTTATTGAGCTAATTGGAAATGGACAGTTCAGCAAGGGCATGGACCGTCAGTCGGTGTCTATGGCCATTAATGAAGTCTTCAATGAGCTTATCTTAGATGTGTTGAAGCAG GGTTACATGATGAAAAAAGGCCACAAACGGAAAAACTGGACTGAGCGGTGGTTTGTGTTAAAACCCAACATAATCTCCTACTTTGTCAGTGAGGACCTGAAAGATAAGAAGGGAGACATCCTCTTGGATGAAAACTGCTGTGTGGAG TCTCTGCCTgacaaagatggaaagaaatgtcTTTTCCTAATAAAATGCTTTGAGAAGACCTTTGAAATCAGCGCTTCAGataagaagaagaaacaagagtGGATTCAGG CCATCCACTCCACCGTCCAGCTGTTGAAGCTGGGCAGCCCCCCACCACACAAGGAAGCCCGCCAGCGTCGGAAAGAGCTCCGAAGGAAGCTGCTAGCAGAGCAGGAGGAGCTGGAGCGGCAGATGAAGGAGCTCCAAGCCGCCAATGAAAACaagcagcaggagctggagagtgTGAGGAAG AAACTGGAGGAAGCGGCATCTCGTGCTGCAGATGAGGAAAAGAGACGCCTGCAGACTCAACTGGAGCTACAGACCAGGTTCAGCACGGAGCTGGAGCGGGAGAAGCTG ATCAGGCAGCAGATGGAGGAGCAGGTTGCCCAGAAGTCCTCAGAACTGGAGCAGTATCTGCAGAGAGTCCGGGAGTTGGAAGACATGTACCTGAAGCTGCAGGAGGCCCTCGAGGATGAGAAGCAGGCCCGGCAGGATGAAGAGACGGTGCGCAAGCTTCAGGCCAG GTTGTTGGAGGAAGAGTCTTCTAAGAGGGCAGAACTGGAAAAGTGGCACCTGGAACAGCAGCAGGCCATTCAgatgacagaggcagagaaacaggAGCTGGAGCAGCAGCGTGTCCTGAAGGAGCAGGCTCTGCAGGAGGCCATGGCGCAGCTGgagcagctggagctggagcggAAGCAGGCGCTGGAGCAGTATGAG GGAGTTAAAAAGAAGCTGGAGATGGCAACTAATATGACCAAGAGCTGGAAGGACAAAGTGGCCCATCATGAGGGATTAATACGATTGATAGAGCCAG GTTCAAAGAATCCTCACCTgatcaccaactggggaccggCGGCCTTCACCCAGGCAGAGCtcgaggagagagagaagagctggaAAGAGAAGAAGACCACGGAGTGA